A single Cnuibacter physcomitrellae DNA region contains:
- a CDS encoding nucleotide sugar dehydrogenase — MPTNFENDVVVIGGGGHVGLPLAIALADRGSKTVVYDLSATAVETILRGEMPFSEPGAEEVLQRVLANGMFTASTDAAVVGTAENVVVVIGTPVDEHLNPDPNAIPAALESCSPYFHDDQLLILRSTVYPGVTALVERMLRDKGLATEVAFCPERIAEHKAMEELFTLPQIVSSRTQSGRERASTLFRTLTDEIVDLEPEEAELAKLFTNTWRYIKFAAANQFYMMANSRGLDFERIRAGLTYNYPRAKDLPGPGFAAGPCLFKDAMQLAAFSDNQFSLGHSAMLVNEGLPLYIVTQLEKRFDLENLTVGILGMAFKAGSDDIRSSLSYKLRRVLKFRAKAVIGTDPYVPEHIDDTLLPLDAVLEKADILIVATPHKEYRGLTTDKPVADVWNLLGNGVVV; from the coding sequence TTGCCTACGAATTTCGAGAACGACGTGGTGGTGATCGGTGGGGGCGGACATGTCGGTCTCCCCCTGGCGATCGCCCTCGCGGACCGGGGATCCAAGACCGTCGTCTACGATCTGAGCGCCACCGCGGTCGAGACCATCCTCCGGGGCGAGATGCCCTTCAGCGAGCCCGGCGCCGAGGAGGTGCTGCAGCGGGTCCTCGCCAACGGCATGTTCACCGCGTCGACCGACGCCGCGGTCGTGGGCACCGCCGAGAACGTCGTCGTGGTCATCGGCACCCCGGTCGACGAGCACCTGAACCCCGACCCGAACGCCATCCCCGCCGCCCTCGAGAGCTGCAGCCCCTACTTCCACGACGACCAGCTGCTGATCCTCCGCAGCACCGTCTACCCCGGCGTCACGGCTCTGGTCGAGCGCATGCTGCGCGACAAGGGCCTGGCCACCGAGGTCGCCTTCTGCCCCGAGCGCATCGCCGAGCACAAGGCGATGGAGGAGCTGTTCACGCTCCCCCAGATCGTCTCCAGCCGGACGCAGAGCGGCCGCGAGCGCGCCTCGACGCTGTTCCGCACGCTCACCGACGAGATCGTCGACCTCGAGCCCGAGGAGGCGGAGCTCGCGAAGCTCTTCACCAACACGTGGCGCTACATCAAGTTCGCCGCGGCCAACCAGTTCTACATGATGGCCAACTCCCGCGGGCTCGACTTCGAGCGCATCCGCGCCGGCCTGACGTACAACTACCCCCGCGCGAAGGACCTGCCCGGTCCCGGCTTCGCCGCCGGCCCGTGCCTGTTCAAGGACGCGATGCAGCTCGCCGCCTTCAGCGACAACCAGTTCTCGCTCGGCCACTCCGCGATGCTCGTGAACGAGGGGCTCCCGCTCTACATCGTGACCCAGCTCGAGAAGCGCTTCGACCTCGAGAACCTCACGGTCGGCATCCTCGGCATGGCCTTCAAGGCGGGCTCCGACGACATCCGCTCGAGCCTGTCCTACAAGCTGCGGCGCGTGCTGAAGTTCCGGGCCAAGGCCGTCATCGGGACCGACCCGTACGTGCCCGAGCACATCGACGACACCCTCCTCCCCCTCGATGCCGTGCTGGAGAAGGCCGACATCCTCATCGTCGCCACCCCGCACAAGGAGTACCGCGGCCTGACGACCGACAAGCCGGTCGCCGACGTCTGGAACCTCCTCGGCAACGGGGTCGTGGTGTGA
- a CDS encoding rhamnan synthesis F family protein, whose protein sequence is MAAPTVLERVLPVARLEGSRTALAASDRYAVVASWGPGPRVSRSLAEMVVALETQGYSVVVVRASEDDSPLDWSGLPENDALVVRKPNIGYDFGSWATAFELFPEIRRAPYVLITNDSLVGPFASIEPLVRDFEDSFYDVWGSTWTTQFMPHLQSFFVGFRGGILEDHVLRKFWHDLPDQTVKSKIIHMYELGLNRLLQGEGYVTGAWLDYNLVVRYSQNPVILGWRRMVELGFPFVKRELLRDPSIVGDGRDVPDVIQRTYGVDPREWM, encoded by the coding sequence ATGGCGGCGCCCACCGTCCTCGAGCGCGTCCTCCCCGTGGCGCGCCTCGAGGGGTCGAGGACCGCGCTCGCGGCCTCCGACCGGTACGCCGTCGTGGCGAGCTGGGGCCCGGGCCCGCGTGTCTCGCGGTCGCTGGCGGAGATGGTCGTCGCCCTCGAGACGCAGGGCTACTCCGTGGTCGTCGTCCGGGCGAGCGAGGACGACTCGCCGCTCGACTGGTCGGGCCTGCCGGAGAACGACGCCCTCGTCGTGCGCAAGCCCAACATCGGCTACGACTTCGGATCCTGGGCGACCGCCTTCGAGCTCTTCCCCGAGATCAGGCGAGCGCCCTACGTGCTGATCACCAACGACAGCCTGGTCGGTCCGTTCGCCTCGATCGAGCCCCTGGTGCGCGACTTCGAGGACAGCTTCTACGACGTCTGGGGCTCGACCTGGACCACCCAGTTCATGCCGCACCTCCAGAGCTTCTTCGTGGGCTTCCGCGGCGGCATCCTCGAGGACCACGTCCTGCGCAAGTTCTGGCACGACCTCCCCGACCAGACGGTGAAGTCCAAGATCATCCACATGTACGAGCTCGGCCTGAACCGTCTCCTGCAGGGTGAGGGCTACGTGACGGGCGCCTGGCTCGACTACAACCTCGTCGTGCGCTACTCGCAGAACCCCGTGATCCTGGGCTGGCGGCGGATGGTCGAGCTCGGCTTCCCGTTCGTCAAGCGCGAGCTGCTCCGCGATCCCTCGATCGTCGGCGACGGACGCGACGTGCCCGACGTGATCCAGCGCACCTATGGTGTCGACCCTCGGGAGTGGATGTGA
- a CDS encoding NAD-dependent epimerase/dehydratase family protein: MKKVLVTGSAGFIGGYIVEELLAKGYQVVGVDNYSKYGPVKKSYDDDPNYELVVGDVQDVELMTKLLADVDHFIAGAALIGGISYFHTYAYDLLAQNERIIASSVDAAIAAHKSGRLEKVTYMSSSMVFESTDRWPSKEGDEREVPPPLSSYGFQKLAVEYFARAAWDQYKLPYTILRPFNCVGIGESRALGDVEIDSGNVKLAMSHVVPDLVQKVLKGQDPLHILGSGEQVRHYTYGGDLARGIVLSLDHPAALNNDFNISTAEGHSVKELAEVIWRKIKGPDVPLNLVSDPGFEYDVAKRVPDVSKAKELLGFEATTSLETMLDEVIPWIENAVADGTI; this comes from the coding sequence ATGAAGAAGGTCCTCGTCACCGGCTCCGCCGGATTCATCGGCGGCTACATCGTCGAAGAGCTGCTCGCCAAGGGCTACCAGGTCGTCGGCGTCGACAACTACTCGAAGTACGGCCCGGTGAAGAAGTCCTACGACGACGACCCGAACTACGAGCTCGTGGTCGGCGACGTCCAGGACGTCGAGCTCATGACCAAGCTCCTCGCGGACGTCGACCACTTCATCGCGGGCGCCGCGCTCATCGGCGGGATCTCCTACTTCCACACCTACGCCTACGACCTGCTGGCGCAGAACGAGCGCATCATCGCCTCGAGCGTCGACGCCGCGATCGCCGCCCACAAGTCCGGTCGCCTGGAGAAGGTCACCTACATGTCGAGCTCGATGGTGTTCGAGTCGACCGACCGGTGGCCGTCGAAGGAGGGCGACGAGCGCGAGGTGCCGCCGCCGCTGTCGTCCTACGGCTTCCAGAAGCTCGCGGTCGAGTACTTCGCGCGCGCCGCGTGGGACCAGTACAAGCTGCCCTACACGATCCTCCGCCCCTTCAACTGCGTGGGCATCGGCGAGAGCCGCGCCCTGGGCGACGTCGAGATCGACTCGGGCAACGTGAAGCTCGCCATGAGCCACGTGGTCCCCGACCTCGTGCAGAAGGTCCTCAAGGGCCAGGACCCGCTCCACATCCTCGGGTCCGGCGAGCAGGTCCGCCACTACACCTACGGCGGCGACCTGGCGCGCGGCATCGTGCTCTCGCTCGACCACCCCGCCGCGCTCAACAACGACTTCAACATCTCCACCGCCGAGGGCCACTCGGTGAAGGAGCTGGCCGAGGTCATCTGGCGCAAGATCAAGGGCCCCGACGTGCCGCTCAACCTCGTCAGCGACCCCGGCTTCGAGTACGACGTCGCCAAGCGCGTCCCGGACGTCAGCAAGGCCAAGGAGCTCCTGGGCTTCGAGGCGACGACGTCGCTCGAGACCATGCTCGACGAGGTCATCCCGTGGATCGAGAACGCCGTCGCCGACGGCACGATCTGA
- a CDS encoding GtrA family protein yields the protein MQRVRRVWTYAYDKFIRHALKFGVVGLAGYLIDVGVFNVLRLDWLGDGWWSDPLGAKFVSVTCSTIATWFGNRYWTFRENRRKNVVLEFVEFTAIAVVGLGISLGCLWVSHYVLGFDNLVADNISGNVIGLVLATLFRFLLYRYWVFSPKRADGFAALQEKERLAAEAAVLGLPPQTVRDV from the coding sequence GTGCAGCGAGTGAGACGGGTCTGGACCTACGCGTACGACAAGTTCATCCGGCACGCGCTGAAGTTCGGTGTCGTCGGACTCGCGGGCTACCTGATCGACGTCGGCGTCTTCAACGTGCTCCGCCTCGACTGGCTCGGCGACGGCTGGTGGTCCGACCCGCTGGGGGCGAAGTTCGTCTCCGTGACCTGCTCCACGATCGCGACCTGGTTCGGCAACCGGTACTGGACCTTCCGGGAGAACCGCCGCAAGAACGTCGTCCTCGAGTTCGTCGAGTTCACCGCCATCGCCGTGGTGGGCCTCGGCATCAGCCTCGGCTGCCTCTGGGTGTCGCACTACGTCCTGGGCTTCGACAACCTCGTGGCCGACAACATCTCGGGGAACGTGATCGGCCTCGTGCTGGCCACGCTGTTCCGGTTCCTGCTCTACCGGTACTGGGTCTTCTCGCCCAAGCGGGCCGACGGCTTCGCCGCGCTGCAGGAGAAGGAGCGGCTCGCCGCGGAGGCCGCCGTCCTCGGTCTGCCGCCCCAGACCGTCCGCGACGTCTGA
- a CDS encoding glycosyltransferase: protein MTSPDRPDRPSDDAGEREGPRASIVIPAYNEGEDIVPGLDRIFEAVHVDAEVIVVVDSPTDTTAPVVTAYAEAEPRLKLAVNDYGRGPAHAIRYGIDHATSETVVVTMADGCDDPRQIDDLVRLVERGVVVACASRYMPGGQQVGGPRFKSLLSRLAGLTFQLFTNTGTRDATNSFKAYNAEFVRSVGIHSRDGFEIGLELTAKAHRLRAPVAEIPTIWLDRTFGQSNFKLAKWIPKYLRWYRFGFGRKLTAPEVRALADTITNP from the coding sequence GTGACCTCCCCGGATCGACCCGATCGCCCGAGCGACGACGCCGGCGAGCGGGAGGGGCCACGGGCCTCGATCGTCATCCCGGCGTACAACGAGGGCGAGGACATCGTCCCCGGGCTCGACCGGATCTTCGAGGCGGTCCACGTCGACGCCGAGGTGATCGTGGTGGTCGACTCGCCGACCGACACGACCGCCCCCGTGGTGACCGCCTACGCCGAGGCGGAGCCGCGTCTGAAGCTGGCGGTGAACGACTACGGCCGAGGACCCGCCCATGCCATCCGGTACGGCATCGACCACGCCACGAGCGAGACCGTCGTGGTGACGATGGCCGACGGGTGCGACGACCCGAGGCAGATCGACGACCTCGTCCGGCTCGTCGAGCGCGGTGTCGTCGTCGCCTGCGCCTCCCGCTACATGCCGGGCGGCCAGCAGGTCGGAGGCCCCCGGTTCAAGAGCCTGCTCTCCCGGTTGGCGGGACTGACCTTCCAGCTGTTCACGAACACCGGCACCCGCGACGCCACCAACTCGTTCAAGGCGTACAACGCCGAGTTCGTCCGCAGCGTCGGGATCCACAGCCGCGACGGCTTCGAGATCGGACTCGAGCTGACCGCGAAGGCCCACCGGCTCCGCGCCCCCGTCGCCGAGATCCCCACCATCTGGCTCGACCGCACCTTCGGGCAGTCCAACTTCAAGCTCGCGAAGTGGATCCCCAAGTACCTCCGCTGGTACCGTTTCGGCTTCGGCCGGAAGCTGACCGCACCCGAGGTGCGCGCCCTCGCCGACACGATCACGAACCCCTGA
- a CDS encoding glycoside hydrolase family 99-like domain-containing protein, with amino-acid sequence MRRYTIGGAKRRSGRLLKRIGERLAETPKPKEPGTFPADFGRWAAGRNGRLRALYPGGWKKLIDRTPTGARVGVVVHVYYTDLLPGIVESLAAIPVPFDLLVTNASGEPVEIDPDLLPRAARIQILPIENHGRDILPLVSLANAGLLDPYELVFKVHTKKSEWRQAHGELEGSGDQWREAFFEELIGSASVVERVLGEFASDPSLGILTSDGNVLGPEFWGGDVDIVGSLLRRIQLDLELDDLRFAAGSIYWIRGFLLQALRSFELSADDFEPEQGQVDGTTAHGVERVLGLTAIEAGYDIRTASELSAEIDQEAWRHYEVEATRGPRARVIPFYLPQFHTFPENDEWWEKGFTEWSNVAAARPLYHGHVQPFLPSELGFYDLRTPGVRDAQYELATSMGIEGFMYYYYWFAGKKLMDLPIEDLAASDRDQPFCIMWANENWTRRWDGSESNVLIAQDYDRVPAEQFIHDVMHLLLDERYIRVDGKPVLAVYRITQLPEHRSVVDYWRAEAVKAGLPGLTLLTVDVGASMQGIVGRPADQGLDGYLEFAPHNKLWAGLPRDVFGFDERFEGNFLSYAAMAEDAEQTLLRDGAEADRYPGVMVNFDNTARRQWQPDMWWGANPYTFRRWLSAAVGAVADRDPDQRVVFVNAWNEWAEGAVLEPSQRFGRSYLLAVRDVLVR; translated from the coding sequence ATGAGAAGGTACACGATCGGCGGTGCGAAGCGCCGCAGCGGACGACTGCTGAAGCGGATCGGCGAGAGGCTGGCGGAGACCCCGAAGCCGAAGGAGCCGGGGACCTTCCCGGCCGACTTCGGGCGCTGGGCCGCGGGCCGCAACGGCCGCTTGCGCGCCCTGTACCCGGGCGGGTGGAAGAAGCTCATCGATCGGACGCCTACCGGCGCCCGGGTCGGCGTGGTGGTCCACGTGTACTACACCGACCTGCTGCCGGGCATCGTGGAGTCGCTCGCCGCGATTCCCGTGCCCTTCGACCTGCTCGTCACCAACGCCTCCGGTGAGCCGGTGGAGATCGATCCGGACCTCCTGCCGCGCGCGGCACGCATCCAGATCCTGCCCATCGAGAACCACGGCCGCGACATCCTGCCGCTCGTCTCGCTCGCGAACGCGGGCCTGCTCGACCCCTACGAGCTCGTGTTCAAGGTCCACACGAAGAAGAGCGAGTGGCGACAGGCCCACGGCGAGCTCGAGGGCTCGGGGGACCAGTGGCGGGAGGCGTTCTTCGAGGAGCTGATCGGATCGGCGTCCGTCGTCGAGCGGGTGCTCGGGGAGTTCGCCTCCGATCCGTCGCTCGGCATCCTGACCTCCGACGGCAACGTCCTGGGGCCGGAGTTCTGGGGCGGCGACGTCGACATCGTCGGCTCGCTGCTGCGTCGCATCCAGCTCGACCTCGAGCTCGACGACCTGCGGTTCGCCGCCGGCTCGATCTACTGGATCCGCGGCTTCCTGCTGCAGGCGCTCCGGTCGTTCGAGCTCAGCGCCGACGACTTCGAGCCCGAGCAGGGTCAGGTCGACGGCACGACGGCGCACGGCGTCGAGCGCGTGCTCGGCCTGACGGCGATCGAGGCGGGGTACGACATCAGGACGGCGTCCGAGCTGTCCGCCGAGATCGACCAGGAGGCCTGGCGGCACTACGAGGTCGAGGCGACCCGTGGCCCTCGCGCCCGTGTCATCCCCTTCTACCTCCCGCAGTTCCACACGTTCCCCGAGAACGACGAGTGGTGGGAGAAGGGCTTCACCGAGTGGTCGAACGTGGCGGCGGCCCGCCCGCTGTACCACGGCCACGTGCAGCCGTTCCTGCCCAGCGAGCTCGGGTTCTACGACCTCCGGACGCCGGGCGTCCGCGATGCGCAGTACGAGCTGGCGACCTCGATGGGCATCGAGGGCTTCATGTACTACTACTACTGGTTCGCGGGCAAGAAGCTGATGGACCTCCCCATCGAGGATCTCGCCGCGAGCGACCGCGATCAGCCGTTCTGCATCATGTGGGCCAACGAGAACTGGACCAGGCGCTGGGACGGCAGCGAGAGCAACGTGCTCATCGCCCAGGACTACGACCGCGTCCCGGCCGAGCAGTTCATCCACGACGTCATGCACCTGCTCCTCGACGAGCGGTACATCCGCGTCGACGGCAAGCCCGTCCTGGCGGTGTACCGGATCACCCAGCTCCCCGAGCACCGGTCGGTCGTCGACTACTGGAGGGCCGAGGCCGTCAAGGCGGGGCTGCCGGGCCTGACGCTCCTCACGGTCGACGTCGGCGCCAGCATGCAGGGCATCGTGGGGCGCCCGGCGGACCAGGGCCTCGACGGCTACCTGGAGTTCGCCCCGCACAACAAGCTCTGGGCGGGGCTGCCTCGCGACGTGTTCGGGTTCGACGAGCGCTTCGAGGGCAACTTCCTGAGCTATGCCGCCATGGCCGAGGACGCCGAGCAGACGCTGCTCCGCGACGGGGCCGAGGCCGATCGGTATCCCGGTGTGATGGTCAACTTCGACAACACCGCTCGGCGTCAGTGGCAGCCCGACATGTGGTGGGGAGCGAACCCCTACACGTTCCGCCGATGGCTGTCGGCGGCGGTGGGAGCCGTGGCCGACCGCGATCCCGACCAGCGGGTGGTCTTCGTCAACGCCTGGAACGAGTGGGCGGAGGGGGCCGTGCTCGAGCCCTCGCAGCGGTTCGGACGGAGCTACCTGCTCGCGGTCCGCGACGTGCTGGTCCGCTGA
- a CDS encoding glycosyltransferase — protein sequence MDPDIPEVVSVIIVNYRGASDVLECVRGLDGLDWPRDRLEIVVVENGSGDDSESVLRAAFAGRDDVRLIVSEVNLGFAGGSNLGAGAASGSILAFLNSDARPDAAWLTAAATAFRSSSDIAAVASKVLDWNGETVDFVGGGLTWFGMGYKEHESEPDDARFDRERDVLYGTGSALLVRSEAFREAGGFDERYFMFFEDVDLGWRLNLMGFRVRFVPSSTVFHRHHASMGSFGAYRETYLLEKNALATLYKNLSDENLARFLPGAMALLARRSVAKGGLDSTSLDIRSYSDAADESSASTEVPKETLAGLYALDRFVADLPGLDADRARIQQERRRTDGELFRLFGSMIHPLLPDSEYLEGFRSIVDVFGIEEAPARRRVLVITGDALGEKMAGPGLRAWKVCEALSAENDVRLLTWNAANRASDAFEVAHVDLQNERQMRVHEQWADVIFFQGYALHHYETLQQSEKVIVADLYDPMHLEQLEQGREFGGERWSAQVRSATDVLNQQLARGDFFLCASERQRLFWLGQLAALGRINPATYSADDTLEELIAIAPFGMDSTPPEHTRRALRGVVDGIGEDDKVVIWGGGIYNWFDTRTLVRAIGVVAERHPDIRLFFMGVAHPNPDVPEMAIVSSTRRLAAELGLTDRHVFFNDSWVALNDRQNYLLEADLGVSTHYEHIETTFSFRTRILDYLWAGLPIVATRGDGFADLIEQEGLGAAVPSRDVEALAAALESVLYDEGKAADARAAVARVRERFTWERTLRPLVEFCREPRRAPDLAFRAGLPDLPGARRGAARTPEERFQAISARRHGLSRDLALARHYLTTGGISSLAGKVQSRITHRRASRG from the coding sequence GTGGATCCGGACATCCCCGAGGTCGTCTCGGTCATCATCGTCAACTATCGAGGCGCGTCGGACGTGCTCGAGTGCGTGCGAGGGCTCGACGGTCTGGACTGGCCCCGGGACCGGCTCGAGATCGTCGTCGTCGAGAACGGCTCGGGCGACGACAGCGAGTCCGTCCTCCGGGCCGCGTTCGCGGGGCGCGACGACGTCCGACTCATCGTCTCCGAGGTGAACCTCGGCTTCGCGGGAGGGTCCAACCTCGGCGCCGGCGCCGCGAGCGGGAGCATCCTGGCCTTCCTCAACAGCGATGCGCGCCCCGACGCGGCCTGGCTCACCGCGGCCGCGACCGCGTTCCGCTCCTCGTCCGACATCGCCGCCGTCGCCAGCAAGGTCCTCGACTGGAACGGCGAGACGGTCGACTTCGTGGGCGGGGGCCTGACCTGGTTCGGGATGGGCTACAAGGAGCACGAGTCCGAGCCGGACGACGCCCGCTTCGACCGGGAACGCGACGTGCTCTACGGCACCGGCTCCGCGCTCCTGGTCCGCTCCGAGGCCTTCCGCGAGGCGGGCGGGTTCGACGAGCGCTACTTCATGTTCTTCGAGGACGTCGACCTCGGGTGGCGCCTCAACCTCATGGGGTTCCGGGTCCGGTTCGTCCCGTCCTCGACCGTGTTCCACCGGCACCACGCCTCGATGGGCTCGTTCGGCGCCTATCGCGAGACCTACCTCCTCGAGAAGAACGCCCTCGCGACGCTGTACAAGAACCTCTCGGACGAGAACCTCGCCCGCTTCCTCCCCGGCGCGATGGCCCTGCTGGCCCGGCGCTCGGTGGCGAAGGGCGGCCTCGACTCGACCTCCCTCGACATCCGGAGCTACAGCGACGCCGCCGACGAGTCGTCGGCCTCCACCGAGGTGCCCAAGGAGACCCTGGCCGGGCTCTACGCCCTGGACCGCTTCGTCGCCGACCTCCCCGGGCTCGACGCCGATCGCGCGCGCATCCAGCAGGAGCGGCGGCGGACGGACGGCGAGCTCTTCCGGCTCTTCGGCTCCATGATCCACCCGCTCCTGCCCGACTCGGAGTACCTCGAGGGCTTCCGCTCGATCGTGGACGTGTTCGGGATCGAGGAGGCTCCCGCCCGCCGGCGGGTGCTCGTCATCACCGGTGACGCCCTCGGCGAGAAGATGGCGGGTCCGGGCCTGCGGGCCTGGAAGGTGTGCGAGGCCCTCAGCGCCGAGAACGATGTGCGCCTGCTCACCTGGAACGCCGCGAACCGCGCGTCGGACGCGTTCGAGGTCGCGCACGTCGACCTGCAGAACGAGCGCCAGATGCGGGTGCACGAGCAGTGGGCGGACGTGATCTTCTTCCAGGGCTACGCGCTGCACCACTACGAGACCCTCCAGCAGTCGGAGAAGGTCATCGTCGCCGACCTCTACGACCCGATGCACCTCGAGCAGCTCGAGCAGGGCCGGGAGTTCGGCGGCGAGCGCTGGAGCGCCCAGGTGCGCTCCGCCACCGACGTCCTCAACCAGCAGCTGGCCCGCGGCGACTTCTTCCTCTGCGCCTCGGAGCGCCAGCGGCTGTTCTGGCTCGGCCAGCTGGCGGCGCTGGGCCGGATCAACCCGGCCACGTACTCCGCCGACGACACCCTCGAGGAGCTCATCGCCATCGCCCCGTTCGGCATGGACTCCACCCCGCCCGAGCACACCCGGCGCGCCCTCCGCGGTGTCGTGGACGGCATCGGCGAGGACGACAAGGTCGTCATCTGGGGCGGCGGCATCTACAACTGGTTCGACACCCGCACGCTCGTCAGGGCGATCGGCGTCGTCGCGGAACGTCATCCCGACATCAGGCTGTTCTTCATGGGGGTCGCCCACCCGAACCCCGACGTGCCCGAGATGGCGATCGTCTCGAGCACACGTCGCCTCGCCGCGGAGCTCGGCCTGACCGACCGCCACGTCTTCTTCAACGACAGCTGGGTGGCGCTGAACGACCGGCAGAACTACCTGCTCGAGGCCGACCTCGGGGTAAGCACCCACTACGAGCACATCGAGACCACCTTCTCGTTCCGCACCCGCATCCTCGACTACCTCTGGGCAGGCCTCCCGATCGTCGCCACCCGCGGGGACGGCTTCGCCGACCTCATCGAGCAGGAGGGACTCGGTGCGGCCGTGCCCTCCCGCGACGTCGAGGCCCTCGCCGCAGCGCTCGAGTCCGTGCTCTACGACGAGGGGAAGGCGGCCGACGCCCGCGCCGCGGTCGCCCGGGTGCGGGAGCGGTTCACCTGGGAGAGGACCCTGCGCCCGCTCGTGGAGTTCTGCCGCGAGCCCCGGCGCGCGCCCGACCTCGCGTTCCGAGCGGGACTCCCGGATCTCCCGGGAGCCAGGCGGGGGGCGGCCCGGACCCCGGAGGAGCGCTTCCAGGCGATCTCGGCCCGCAGGCACGGCCTGAGCCGGGATCTGGCCCTGGCCAGGCACTACCTCACCACCGGCGGGATCAGCTCTCTCGCCGGCAAGGTCCAGTCCAGGATCACGCACCGGCGGGCCTCGCGAGGGTGA